A window of Vespa velutina chromosome 15, iVesVel2.1, whole genome shotgun sequence contains these coding sequences:
- the LOC124954506 gene encoding uncharacterized protein LOC124954506 isoform X1, whose translation MENQIQTHDRGKGWLVFRKRKGNRKMSDIGGDDGTTGGESGMDNLAFAIEDECVNSSKHVDNNVHEQENNKQQVNMEQDYRSPTDTIGSPTENGHRRSFVSQHYVEPVRNSPEPRYKSETKIELPPSTGGQTPDKNSTSEPKLNGVHGNGNNNDASFLNSSATSVQVNDNGKKEQIEAVNLELVSMRPYTGNNIQTKGQEACEVPTDPYEEYFVPVNEHRKYISRGPEAEVETTVAGVRFDLGPGVGREGLSLRDPAAGLVDYSHWLTALRGEKLYVTKDKRSRSSYWRRMACWGCGLLVLSIAIIIAILAATGVILTQEATEPLDTIDQTNSRQFDGAQLAGSQEYMKNPPMSPAPETSSFPTWPTTDETLYQIVPDALDGLLKLDDFVWDEQMSDPKSRVYRELASEIEEYLQNMLQSNTRDSPVIKVYDVNKDSEVKFRISHPLWATPKETQENIEKAVRENGNSIGRYHLGRLQVGELVDQCQDGSLVCAETCKYDYSQGLFVCSCMPGKILNTNGKDCLDENDLSNIDMDDTILSSSTESTKDFVGRSRGPGMLFEPRHPDNWDHSDFVTNSMNTQSSSNADVEPTVQPISQDEEISDKSINNEPNPMTESTADPEISRAHNSDISNWMHEYSKHPIEEHSIEPESSVKPEPSAEPEPSAEPEPFAEPEPSAEPEPSAEPEPAIEPEPSVEPGPSAEPEPSAEPKPSAEPEPSAEPEPEPAVKPEPSSAPESAIEPEPSSPPEPAVEAEPSSAPEPAVEPEPSSAPEPAVEPEPTSAPEPAIEPESSSAPESAVEPEPTSVPELAIEPEPSSAPESAVEPEPSSTLEPTIEPQPSSTSESAVETEASFALEPAAETEPSSAPEPAVEPEPPSAPEPGVESQPSSASEPVIEPETSFAPELAAETKPSYAPESVTKPELVAEPEPSVGPESFGESDSSIKVESSIKTEPTSTIEPELLTELPLQPKLSTEPSSQPELPTEPLPQSEPSTKPIQELPVIPEHSTEENTLTKFEPSSEFSLEERPIEMTTQENVNLPSEEPKLSMEVDTSTEISLHSINDVESTTLIMEPSPSMTVTESKDFTQSPIKTNAAMTTEVPQEYSQSSTEVEHSTMPEIHVKTTTEIETTPKIPVEFIVTSEPSYNSESRNFNTNINVNTDEIDNDEPLPVIPLQTDNEKPTTETYNEQVTMMSQEHNLEEKELHVVTESITTLPVTMTTINNKKEIEDTTFSIKQLEDTITEKENEITELPINSDVQISDTTVPAVQLEETTLNIEIDPTRTLKLDSKTIIPEMITNSETISETQKSMLETNTESNQVSMKNIDSAEIEVGSNLTDKSEESFSNKNHSIKSLDIPESNEQDINEPNVIEHAPKSIFSSLPKEFSQNVEPLLEFVNNQTDEEHIMLLPKEEEKKYEQDKHAIIPQLIPEQITHFTTRPEESTMHQENVLKVNNQVIEKKNLTIDTILDRSTEHPEENVVSIGETIDHSTNHPLHPAIFPENIANHVEKMDPNEERHFEDMSPFLPDVQKEKETSKKAPRLDKDEQDVPNPFETHVEDVIINKPERKDNRHELMYPGNKNDSEEILTDLDNYNINIKADDNDVSIIPQVINETEIEMVNPLQQNELLRESEDDILKDTLNNTRTLVTNDLSDDTTTNDTFGIKNEKDEQDEEILRVVPLDEHKETKNMEYELDKVESTTEVAQITTMMFTKENGKSIDELIINNNNNIVSSSEKPEENALEDQYNDINDETLLKNFDHNNNVKIVSSEVIDDKSKKLIINNIDEQQDKIKSISDSEESQSTTERILSAETEMPLSMPSPSLDKHIDDSKITTQVPVLPMEIQQDLSTTELIDKIEATTIADDNSLSDNHTESSNIIHDDKEKESITMIPSTIAPMYSLETKTTPQVSILPDELQTTEHEFLITTSSARPDIIKMINDTKRNHNRTATTMISIEYINNISVTTSSSTMTPEVDNTTNVVIETDNTNLTETISAEHDNIQHTVLNEEPNKLMNLMTILENTTNYPKPEIAFTISNEDYAAMATEISSAKVSDPVTTSDDIRPVTEEILDDTRPYDFDFRSFFSTTTMGDVILNEDSKELSEEELKVIPLEKIQEIKKKSTDKKNPDKYKYKKEKELNLEDQRIENVTTEINDSMILIPTEISKIPIEPNENINMENIPNTSTDSIISKFILADTEGKIVPIPKLKIVEITSRSNQSESEDKQAHEPNTTITSLIKNNTEMEVNNKYPNYIPVSEEIIEVNPVTEPFILIRNYTLYRTTPLIPILEVEQTTIQSNIPIEHDNMLNNSNETILQSNVQEANNLTVNTLNLLSLNTMSYSKCSTGQFQCTNGTSRSGAYCVSLSAKCDSQKDCSDGSDELNCQEEGCPGNFQCANRQCLKRHLVCNGIVDCDDGSDEQNCQDWKCIFDEHRCTNGRCIPLLWLCDGRPDCENHQDEFNCAESCGNDEYLCPTDKRCIPQIWRCNGSPDCANGEDEKLCDCSLNQFKCHTGGCVPKEEICDGIEHCPDHSDEWDCISNYSLDQRNDTETNQEENEDDKSTRQLNHRDTLLKIRQSDEEYRLVCSDGWSKEFSDSYCRSLGYASSQTTDFKAWDKSQQIVRLKTNPNHRTPLVSNLQRVEFCVSEKVVEVTCEEFSCDTHHIDKTIMKPEGETTDSLMQWPSVVILKEEEHGITCTASILGPMHALTSYSCVYKYRQNDGWKLFTDGNLLKSNPVKTIIPYTQVKYNQFFYDNDIALIELKEPLIFSKNVSAVCLPTYPIEPNDVCVSVGWRFPVNGELDLQQYNEFLPMPMYDSNECNTTSHYAGFITKYNICIGLSNMDKELCYNDEGAPLMCARESGKWKIQGLLSHHSKCSRGHPAIYSSLEPALDWLRHLVPALQT comes from the exons ATGGAAAATCa AATCCAGACGCATGACAGAGGAAAGGGCTGGCTCGTCTTTAGAAAGCGAAAAGGCAATCGGAAAATGTCGGATATCGGTGGGGATGATGGTACTACTGGTGGTGAGAGTGGCATGGACAATCTAGCATTTGCTATTGAAGATGAATGCGTGAATAGCTCAAAACACGTTGATAACAATGTTCATGaacaagaaaacaacaaaCAGCAAGTGAACATGGAACAGGACTATAGATCGCCGACTGATACGATTGGTTCGCCAACAGAGAATGGTCATCGtcgatcgttcgtttctcAGCATTACGTTGAACCAGTGAGAAATAGCCCAGAGCCACGTTACAAGTCTGAGACGAAGATTGAGCTTCCACCATCGACTGGTGGACAAACTCCAGATAAGAATTCCACGAGCGAGCCGAAGCTCAACGGCGTTCATGGAAATGGCAACAACAACGACGCTAGCTTCCTCAACAGCAGCGCCACAAGCGTCCAGGTCAACG aTAATGGAAAGAAGGAACAGATCGAAGCAGTGAATTTAGAGTTGGTTTCAATGAGGCCCTACACAGGCAACAATATTCAAACAAAGGGTCAAGAAGCATGCGAGGTACCAACCGACCCTTACGAGGAATACTTCGTGCCAGTTAACGAACATCGAAAGTATATTAG CAGGGGTCCCGAGGCCGAGGTTGAAACAACCGTGGCTGGAGTACGTTTTGATTTGGGCCCGGGTGTCGGCCGTGAAGGACTCAGCCTGAGAGATCCGGCCGCCGGACTGGTTGACTATTCCCACTGGCTTACAGCCCTCAG GGGAGAAAAATTGTATGTCACCAAGGATAAAAGATCTAGAAGTTCGTATTGGAGAAGAATGGCATGCTGGGGATGTGGTCTCTTGGTTCTTTCAATTGCAATCATAATCGCCATTTTAGCTgcaa CTGGTGTGATTCTCACTCAGGAGGCTACAGAACCTCTGGACACCATAGACCAAACTAATTCTCGTCAATTTGATGGTGCTCAATTGGCTGGAAGTCaagaatatatgaaaaatccACCGATGAGTCCAGCTCCAGAAACTTCCAGTTTTCCAACATGGCCTACGACTGATGAGACATTGTATCAAATTGTACCGGATGCTCTCGATGGTCTATTAAAGTTAGATGATTTTGTATGGGACGAACAGATGAGTGATCCCAAATCTAGAGTGTACAGAGAACTTGCGTCAGAGATAGAAGAGTATCTTCAAAATATGCTTCAATCTAATACGAGAGACTCACCGGTAATTAAAGTTTATGATGTTAATAAGGATTCTGAAGTAAAATTCAGAATAAGCCATCCTTTGTGGGCTACACCGAAAGAAACTCaggaaaatatcgaaaaggCTGTTCGAGAGAATGGCAACTCGATTGGAAGATATCATCTTGGTAGATTGCAAGTAGGAGAACTTGTTGATCAATGTCAAGATGGTAGTTTAGTTTGCGCAGAAACATGCAAGTATGATTATTCACAAGGactgtttgtttgttcttgtATGcctggaaaaatattaaacacgAATGGAAAAGATTGTTTGGATGAGAACGATTTGAGTAACATTGATATGGACGATACGATTTTATCATCGAGCACAGAATCGACAAAAGATTTTGTGGGTAGAAGTCGAGGTCCAGGAATGTTGTTTGAACCTAGACATCCTGATAATTGGGATCACTCGGATTTCGTTACGAATTCTATGAATACTCAGTCATCTTCCAACGCAGATGTTGAACCTACTGTGCAACCGATAAGTCAAGATGAAGAAATATCggataaaagtataaataacgAGCCAAATCCCATGACAGAATCAACTGCGGATCCAGAAATTTCCAGAGCTCATAATTCTGATATTTCTAATTGGATGCATGAATATTCTAAGCATCCTATAGAAGAACATTCTATTGAACCAGAGTCGTCTGTTAAACCAGAACCGTCTGCTGAACCAGAACCGTCTGCTGAACCAGAACCGTTTGCTGAACCAGAACCATCTGCTGAACCAGAACCGTCTGCTGAACCAGAACCGGCCATAGAACCAGAGCCGTCCGTAGAACCAGGGCCGTCCGCAGAACCAGAGCCGTCCGCAGAACCAAAGCCGTCCGCAGAACCAGAGCCGTCCGCAGAACCAGAGCCAGAACCGGCCGTCAAACCAGAGCCGTCCTCTGCGCCAGAATCGGCCATCGAACCAGAGCCGTCCTCTCCTCCAGAACCAGCCGTCGAAGCAGAGCCGTCCTCTGCGCCAGAACCGGCCGTCGAACCAGAGCCGTCCTCTGCGCCAGAACCGGCCGTTGAACCAGAACCGACCTCTGCGCCAGAACCGGCCATTGAACCAGAATCGTCCTCTGCGCCAGAATCGGCCGTCGAACCAGAGCCAACCTCTGTGCCAGAGCTGGCCATCGAACCAGAGCCGTCCTCTGCTCCAGAATCGGCCGTCGAACCAGAGCCGTCCTCTACGCTAGAACCGACCATTGAACCACAGCCGTCCTCTACGTCAGAATCAGCTGTTGAAACAGAGGCATCCTTTGCGCTAGAACCGGCCGCTGAAACAGAGCCGTCTTCTGCGCCAGAACCGGCCGTTGAACCAGAGCCGCCCTCTGCTCCAGAACCGGGTGTTGAATCACAGCCATCCTCTGCGTCAGAGCCAGTTATTGAACCAGAAACGTCCTTTGCGCCAGAACTGGCTGCTGAAACAAAGCCGTCCTATGCGCCTGAATCGGTCACTAAACCAGAACTAGTTGCTGAACCAGAACCGTCCGTTGGACCAGAATCGTTTGGTGAATCAGATTCTTCTATTAAAGTAGAATCTTCTATCAAAACTGAGCCAACATCTACTATAGAACCTGAGCTTCTTACAGAACTCCCTCTACAACCTAAACTTTCTACAGAACCATCATCACAACCTGAACTTCCAACAGAACCACTACCACAATCTGAACCTTCTACAAAACCAATACAAGAACTTCCTGTGATACCTGAACATTCTACAGAAGAAAATACATTAACAAAATTCGAACCTTCTTCAGAATTTTCTCTAGAAGAAAGACCAATAGAAATGACAACGcaagaaaatgtaaatttaccCTCTGAAGAGCCAAAACTTTCTATGGAAGTAGACACATCTACAGAAATTTCATTACACTCAATTAATGATGTAGAATCTACAACATTAATAATGGAACCATCACCATCTATGACAGTTACCGAATCAAAAGATTTTACACAATCTCCTATAAAAACTAATGCTGCAATGACAACAGAAGTTCCACAAGAATATTCACAATCGTCAACTGAAGTGGAACATTCAACAATGCCAGAAATCCATGTCAAAACAACTACAGAAATTGAAACAACGCCAAAAATTCCTGTCGAATTCATTGTTACATCGGAACCTTCATATAATTCAGAATCAAGAAATTTCAAtactaatataaatgtaaatactgATGAAATAGATAATGACGAGCCATTACCTGTAATACCTTTGCAAACAGATAATGAAAAACCTACAACAGAAACTTATAACGAACAGGTAACCATGATGTCGCAAGAACATAATTTAGAAGAAAAGGAACTACATGTGGTAACTGAAAGTATCACTACATTGCCGGTAACGATGACCaccataaataataaaaaagaaattgaagataCTACATTTTCGATTAAACAATTAGAAGATACAATtaccgaaaaagaaaatgaaataaccgAATTACCAATAAACAGTGATGTACAAATTTCTGATACTACAGTTCCAGCTGTTCAGCTTGAAGAAACGAccttaaatattgaaatagatCCAACAAGAACATTAAAATTAGATAGTAAAACTATCATACCTGAAATGATCACCAACTCTGAAACCATTTCGGAGACACAAAAATCTATGTTAGAAACAAATACAGAATCAAATCAAGTTTCAATGAAGAATATAGATTCTGCAGAAATCGAAGTTGGATCTAATTTAACAGACAAATCGGAAGagtcattttcgaataaaaatcattctaTAAAATCATTGGATATACCAGAATCAAACGAGCAAGATATAAACGAGCCTAACGTTATAGAGCATGCAccaaaatcaatattttcaagtttACCCAAAGAATTTAGTCAAAACGTAGAACCTTTGCTGGAATTTGTGAATAATCAAACTGACGAGGAACATATTATGTTATTGccaaaagaggaagagaagaaatatgaaCAAGATAAACATGCCATTATTCCTCAACTGATTCCTGAACAAATAACACATTTTACAACGAGACCAGAGGAATCAACGATGCATcaagaaaatgtattaaaagttAACAATCAGGTTATTGAGAAGAAAAACTTAACGATCGATACGATCTTAGATCGATCTACCGAACATCCTGAAGAGAATGTAGTTTCTATTGGtgaaacgatcgatcattcTACCAATCATCCTTTACATCCTGCGATATTCCCTGAAAACATAGCGAATCACGTCGAGAAAATGGATCCCAACGAGGAAAGACATTTCGAAGATATGTCACCTTTCTTACCAGacgttcaaaaagaaaaagaaacgtcgaaGAAAGCACCAAGATTGGACAAGGATGAGCAAGATGTTCCTAATCCTTTCGAAACTCATGTTGAagatgttattataaataaacctgaaagaaaggataataGACATGAACTGATGTATCCtggaaataaaaacgatagtgAAGAAATCTTGACCGatcttgataattataatatcaatatcaaaGCAGATGATAATGATGTTTCGATAATACCTCAAGTAATTAACGAAACTGAAATTGAAATGGTTAATCCATTACAACAAAATGAACTTTTGAGAGAATCCGAAGACGATATATTGAAAGATACTTTGAACAATACTCGAACACTCGTAACTAATGATTTGTCCGATGATACAACGACGAATGATACTTTtggtattaaaaatgaaaaggatgaACAAGATGAAGAAATACTTAGGGTGGTACCATTGGATGAGCataaggaaacgaaaaatatggAATACGAATTGGATAAAGTAGAAAGTACCACAGAAGTTGCTCAAATCACTACGATGATGTTCActaaagaaaatggaaaatctATAGATgagttaattattaacaataataataatattgtaagtaGCTCAGAAAAACCGGAAGAAAATGCTCTAGAGGATCAATACAATGATATCAATGATGAAACGTTATTGAAGAATTTTGATCAtaacaataacgttaaaatcGTTTCGTCTGAAGTTATTGatgataaatctaaaaaattaattataaataatatcgatgaacaacaagataaaattaaatcaatatcaGATTCTGAAGAATCTCAAAGTACAACGGAAAGGATATTATCAGCGGAAACTGAAATGCCATTGAGCATGCCCTCTCCTTCTTTGGACAAACACATTGATGATTCTAAGATTACAACGCAGGTACCTGTTTTACCAATGGAGATACAACAGGACCTTTCTACAACTGAATTAATAGACAAAATTGAAGCAACAACAATTGCAGATGATAATTCGTTGTCAGATAATCATACTGAAAgttcaaatattattcatgatgacaaagagaaagaatctaTCACTATGATTCCATCTACTATAGCTCCAATGTATTCATTGGAGACTAAAACTACTCCACAGGTGTCAATTTTACCAGACGAATTGCAAACGACTGAACACGAATTCTTAATAACTACTTCTTCTGCGAGACCAGACATCATCAAGATGATCAATGATACGAAGCGTAATCATAACAGGACAGCGACAACTATGATttcaatagaatatattaataacatttcgGTAACTACATCCAGTTCTACGATGACTCCAGAAGTTGATAATACAACGAACGTTGTAATAGAAACAGATAACACAAATTTAACTGAAACGATATCCGCTGAACATGATAATATTCAACATACTGTTCTAAATGAGGAACCAAATAAATTGATGAATCTGATGACGATTCTTGAAAATACAACGAACTATCCTAAGCCAGAAATAGCTTTCACAATTTCCAACGAAGATTATGCTGCAATGGCAACGGAAATCAGTAGCGCTAAAGTATCAGATCCAGTTACTACTAGTGATGACATAAGACCAGTTACTGAAGAGATTCTAGATGATACGAGACCATACGATTTCGACTTTAGATCATTTTTCTCAACAACGACTATGGGAGATGTCATTCTCAACGAAGATTCGAAAGAATTGTCTGAGGAAGAATTGAAAGTAATACCATTAGAGAAAATTCAAGAGATCAAGAAAAAATCTACCGACAAAAAGAATccagataaatataaatacaaaaaagagaaggaactcAATCTGGAGGAtcaaagaatagaaaatgttaCAACTGAGATCAACGATTCAATGATTTTGATCCCTACTGAGATTTCAAAGATTCCCATCGAaccgaatgaaaatattaatatggaAAACATACCTAACACTAGTACagattcaattatttcaaaattcattttagCTGATACAGAAGGTAAAATTGTGCCTATACCAAAACTGAAAATCGTTGAGATCACATCTAGATCAAATCAATCTGAATCGGAAGACAAACAAGCTCATGAACCAAATACGACTATAACTagtctaataaaaaataatacagaaatggaagtaaataataaatatcctaACTATATACCCGTATCTGAAGAGATTATAGAAGTTAATCCAGTTACAGAGCCTTTCATACTCATTCGAAATTACACTTTGTATCGAACGACTCCATTGATCCCAATCTTGGAAGTTGAACAAACAACGATTCAGAGTAATATTCCTATTGAACATGACAATATGTTGAATAATTCAAACGAAACAATTCTTCAGAGTAACGTTCAAGAAGCTAACAATTTAACAGTCAATACGCTGAATCTATTGTCATTGAATACCATGAGTTATTCGAAATGTAGTACAGGTCAATTTCAATGTACCAATGGCACATCTAGATCTGGTGCTTATTGTGTTAGTTTATCCGCGAAATGTGACTCCCAAAAGGATTGTTCCGATGGTTCTGATGAGCTTAATTGTCAGGAAGAGGGATGTCCTGGAAATTTCCAATGTGCCAATCGTCAATGTCTTAAGAGACACCTTGTATGTAATGGAATCGTAGATTGCGATGATGGTAGCGACGAACAGAATTGTCAAGATTGGAAGTGCATCTTCGATGAACACCGTTGCACCAATG GACGATGCATACCACTGTTATGGCTATGCGATGGAAGACCAGATTGCGAAAATCATCAGGATGAGTTTAACTGTGCTGAAAGTTGTGGTAACGATGAATACTTATGTCCTACGGATAAACGATGTATACCACAAATATGGCGTTGCAATGGATCACCCGATTGCGCTAATGGAGAAGACGAAAAACTTTGCGATTGTTCTTTGAATCAATTCAAATGTCATACCGGAGGATGTGTACCGAAAGAAGAAATCTGCGATGGTATCGAACATTGTCCTGATCATTCCGACGAGTGGGATTGCATTTCTAACTATTCGCTCGATCAAAGAAATGATACTGAAACTAatcaagaagaaaacgaagatgaCAAATCGACGAGACAGCTAAACCACCGAGATACCCTTTTAAAAATAAG GCAATCCGATGAAGAATATCGATTGGTATGTTCGGATGGTTGGAGCAAAGAATTCAGTGATTCATACTGTCGTTCTCTTGGCTATGCTTCATCTCAGACAACCGATTTTAAAGCATGGGATAAAAGCCAACAAATAGTAAGACTGAAAACTAATCCAAATCATCGCACCCCACTAGTCAGTAATCTTCAACGTGTGGAATTCTGTGTCTCGGAGAAAGTCGTTGAAGTTACGTGCGAAGAATTTTCTTGCGATACGCATCATATTGATAAAACTATTATGAAACCAGAAGGTGAAACTACAGATAGTCTTATGCAATGGCCATCCGTAGTAATTTTGAAAGAAGAGGAACATGGTATAACTTGCACAGCAAGTATATTAGGACCTATGCATGCTTTGACCAGTTACTCTTGCGTTTACAA